The DNA sequence AAGTGCTTTTCGGCTCAATACTTACAACACACAATGCAGGCCCCGAATTCAAAATAATTCGGGTTTCCGGCTGCGGATCATCCATTTTCAGCCTCCGGTCAGCAGCACGATCCCTGTTTTCGCCGCGATTCACTCTGCCTGCTGCACCAGTTCTTGAATGCGCTTGATCAGAATATCTTCGGTTCCTTTCGCCCAGCGGCCCGGCTGATTGTAGTAGATCATCGAGAAATCAACCTCGTAGCCACCTTCATCCCGCATCCGCTCTGATGCGACGTAGCCAAACACGTCGTTGGCGTAAGCAGTCACCCAGACGGCATCACTTTTGAGTTCCCGCTTGAGCCGCAACGCGTAGTCCACCACCACTTCGCCTCCCAGGAAGACCATCGTGAATTGTCGACCAAACTTCCAGACCTGCACGGGAGCAGGGTAGCTCGTCGGCAATTTTCCGTCTTTCTCAAAGTGCTTGAGCATGTTAGCCGCGTGCTGTCTGACCTGCGGCCGCTGATGATCGAGGGCCGTTTCCAGTTCCTGTTTTGAAGGGGGCTCAAAAGGCAGATCCGCCTTGCCATATGCGGTTCCCAGCGGGGCCGTAATGGGTTGCGTCTCTTGTTTCAGCAGTCGGGCGACTTCCACCGCGATCGCCCGGCCATGACCAATGGCCAGATCCTTCGCCACATCCTTCTTACCCCGGATCGGGTTCTGATCGGCTCCACAACCGATCGTACAGACGGCGACAATCTCCCCCTGTTGCTCCTCAATATAACGGGCGGCATAGCCGGCCCAGTCGCCATTAAGACAATTGTAATCGCTGCCGAACGTGGTGCAGTGACAGGCATAGTTAAATACCAGCCCCCGCAGTCGGCCGTTGCCATCAGTCACCTTCAATACCGGCAGACTGTGATCGACGGGCCCCTCCGGATTGACGCCGAACCCGGTCCACTTGCCGTTCTTCAGCACCCGCCGGTTCTGGGCAAAGCCGACTTCACCGGTGACCAGCGCCATCGTTCCCGGCTTGAGATCTTCAATCGCAGTGCCGACGGTCTTTACAATCCGCGCTTCGACCTGGGTCCAGTATTTCTGTGATGCATTCCGCTGCGCCTCGGTCAGCGGCGTAGAGAAGATATTCGACAAGCCCTCCACCGGATGCGGGGCGGTATGGGAATGCGTGCTGCAGATCACCAGTTGATCGCGGTCCAGTCCATACTTCTCTTTGACCGTCTTCGCAATCCGGTCGGTAAACGTGCCGGCGAAGCCGATGGAATCGAGCGAGACCAGCGCACAGACCTTTTTCTCAGGCGATCGAATCGCGATCGCCCGCACATACAGGGGCTCATCCACGTTCTCGTAAACCATATCCCGGTTGCCGTACCCGGAGAGCCGTAACGGGACCTCGGGGGTGATTTCGGTTTTCGCGAAACCATAAGCATAACCGGCGTCCGCAGCACGGAGCGCGCCACCACTCAGGCAGCAGACACACAACACGACAGACAGAAATTTCAAACCACAGGCAACCATCGCATTCTCCCGAAAGCAGAGACAGGCGGAAAGTAAACATAATCCATTCTCTTGATTATGCCATATCTCGCCAGCGATGGAAACCAGCAACCCGCGGTCAGGGGAAGCTACCTCTCCTGGAATCAAAAAACAAACAAAGCCCATTGACCGACTGCTGTCGCGCCAGTAACGCAATCAGATCAACGGGCTTCGTTACTGCTTTAGAACGGAATTGCTCCGGTTTTTGTCTGTCGCTTTCTGAAAAAAACAAAACCGCGTTCGATGAATTCTCCGTGAGTTTTCCAGGATCGGCTTGCACATCACCGTTTTTCTGTTTATCACAACGATTCACAAATATCGTAGTGGATAAATTTGAAGCGAATGAATAGGCTGGTCTGTATATTTAGCAGTTCCTGCCCGGGACAAGCGCCCTTTCATATCCTTCCGGGAGACATCATCCATGCCAGAAATCGTCGTCACCTGTCCGCACTGTCAGGCTAAAGCTAAACTGAAAAGCACCAAAATGCTGGGGAAGAAAGTCAACTGCCGCAGTTGCGAAACCCCCTTTGTGCTCAAAGCCGATGGCCAGAAGACAAAAGCCAGAGCCGCGTCCGCAGATGAGTTCGATGATTTCGACGAAGAATTTGACAGTGCCGCCGTAGCCCGCGCCCGTCGCGCACGAAAAAAGAAAGGGAACTCCAGCAGCAGTGCCGGCACAACGAAAGCCAAATCCAAGGGTAAAAAATCGGAACAGGAAAAGTCACAACCTCCCGTTCTGCTGTTAGTCGGCGGCAGTATCCTGGGGCTCGCCCTGACCGGTGGTGTGATCTATTTCATGGTGACCGCAGGAAGTTCGCTGAGTGCTCAGAATGCGGCACAGAATCAGCCGGCAGGTCCCGTCAAGTATGCGACCTTCCATCCGGAAGTCGGCGACTTCGGCTGCGAATATCCCGATAACTGGAATGTCAAAAGCGGAGGCGGGCAGGGGGGCGTCCAGAGCTGGGCCAAGTTCAGTTCCCCCGATGAAAGCGCCACGGTTTCGGTACGAGGCAACATGACTGGCGGCGCCCTCGGTGGTGCGGGCCTGGCGATGACACAGGGCGCCGATTCCGACGAGATCGAACCGCCGGTCGTCGACATTCACCGCCTGATGAAAATCAAACTGGCAGACGACTACCCCAATTACGAAGAAATCGGCGACTACAAGCTGCTGGAGACGAAAATGGGCGATGCCTGTCAGTCCGTCTTCACCACCAAATCACTGCTGGGGGGCACACAGCGCGGCTACCGGGTGACCCTGCTCACCGGACGGGTGCAGTTCAATATGATCTGCCTCTGTCCCGACGGCCAGTTCGATCAGTTAAAGCCGATCTTCGCCCAGGTGATCAATACGATTCACGAAAAGTAACCAGTTCGAAAGAGCCTGTCTGCTTATCCCCATGACCAGGCAAACTGGTTCTTGAAGTGGTGGTAATACAGGCCGATCATTCGTAACGCCACCAGTTCGACGTAGATCATCACGCCTCGCATCAGAAACAGGCCCATGATCCCCCATTCGATGTTCGCGAAAGTCAAGCCGAGCTGCAGCCCCGCCACGAAGAACATCCCGGTTGCGGTAAAGAAGTAAGCGGGCATCGATTTGAAAATCGTCAGTACCATCAGGTCGAGTCGGAAGACCGATTCCACACCACCGACGGCCACGCACAGTGCCAGAATCGGCCAGAAGAACACACCCATGCAATACAGAAACATGAACATGCTCAAGTGAAACGCAGGCAGGTTATCACCGATGGTCTCCATTCCGAACAGATACAGACCCGCATCCGCAATGATCTCCGGATTGAGGAAGAAGATCACACCGACATAGGCATACGCCGGAAAATGCACCAGGAACCAGGTGAAAATCCACTTGATCATCGGGATGAAAAAACCTTCTTCGGGGCTTAATTCCGGCAGATGTTTCTCACCTGCAGCCGCTTCATAAATCACACAGAAGCGATAATGGCTGTACCAGCCCCGGATGATGATCAGCCCGATAAAGCCGAGTGTGCCGGCGAAAGGTAATAATGAGAAACAGAGCCCCATCCCCAGCCAGAGCAGCATGAAGATAAACAGGTTGGACGGATCGAGCAGCATCAGAAACGTCGCCTTCAGATCCTCGACGTAGTTATTCTCTTTCTTCCGCGTGACGGGGCCGTCTTCATCACCATCATACTTCTCGGCTTTAACCATCGGCTTGCGCCGCACCGGTCGGCGAATCGTTTTGGACTTCGCTTCCAGTTCCACCGCATCGTCCAGCAGGCTGGAAAAGTCATTCTCGGCGTAGTCTTCGTCCTGTATTGATTCCAGCGTGGGAATCGCCACGGTTTCGCCACACTCCTTACAGCGCAGCTTTTTACCGGCGGCTTCCTCTTTGACTTTATAATTCTTCGCACAGACAGGGCAGCTGACTTGAATTGACATGGAACGGATTCATCCTGAAGAACAAACGGCGCTGGGAAAACAGTCTTGTCTTGAGTCTGACAACGCGAAAGATCCGACCCAGGATCAAATGAAACTGATTTTTTTGTTCACTCTCAGCATAACGCCTTTCGCCTGAATTCGCGAGCGTTTTCTGTGGAATGTTCAGCCCGCCCCAAATCGCTTCTCCAACTATTCACACTTCGGCCATCGAATATTTAAACAACGCTGTTAAAAATCTGGCCAGACCTGCTTCGAGCACAGCGAGCAAATAAATTCGCTGCCTGCTTAGAGAAGCTTTTTCCAGCCAGACGCTGCGCCCACATAGTAAAACGCCCACCGTTTTACCCACCACGACAACCCGCTACCTGTTACGTACCCTCTAAATTCAAACCCCAGGAGACCCGATCGTGTTGTATCGTCACCCGACCCGTAAAGGATTTACCCTCATTGAACTGCTGGTGGTCATTGCCATCATCGCCATTCTCATCGCACTGCTGCTCCCTGCAGTCCAGCAGGCTCGCGAAGCCGCCCGCCGCAGTTCCTGCAAGAACAACCTCAAACAGATAGGTATCGCGATGCACAACTACAACGACGTGCATTCCACGCTCCCGCCCGGCTATCTCGATGACGATCCCACTGCCAACGTCACCAACCACAACCTGCTCGGCTGGGGCACCTTCATTCTCCCTTACATCGAGCAGAGTGCACTCTACAACTCCATCGTGGAAGTCGGCGGCGTCGATAACAACTGGACCACCATTCCCGAAATGACCACCGGCTCTGCAACGGTGACCACTCCTTATTCCAAAGTTGTACTGACAACCTACATCTGTCCCTCCGATCCCATGGGCGGCCTGAATACTGATGTCGGCGGCTACGGAAAATCCAACTACACCGGCGTCGCAGGCAACACCTATCGCAGCTCGGGATCGACGAAACCGACTGGATCGTTCTATGACAATTCCAGCGTCCGCTTCCGAGACTACCGTGACGGTTTGAGTAACACCATCATCATCGGCGAGCGGGGGACAGAAGGCGCCAAGAACGGCACAATCTGGATCGGCAACTACTCTGACGCCGCGTATTACACGCAAAACGCTATCGCCACGAACAGCGCCTACTACGGCATCAACGGCACCGCCGGCTCCTGGAACTTCACCAGTTCCCACACAGGCGGCTGTCACTTCCTGCTGGGCGACGGCGCGGTCCGCTTCCTCAGTGAAAATATCGACCTCAATACCTACCGTGATCTGGGCTTCATCGCAGACGGCAACCCCGTCGAACTGCCTTAAGCACCAGACCGCGATTTTCCATTCGCTCCGGTGTGTTGTCCCGACAGGCGACACGCCGGAGACATCCCTCTTTCTTCCCACTCTACGAGACAGACTACGTCCATGAAATTAATCGCCCTCTGTTTACTGACACTCACCCTCATCGGGTGCAGCGGCAATGCCTTGACCACTCCGGAAGTCAGCCCCGGCCTCACACAGGATCAACTGGTCCCCACGCTTCAGAAAATCGCCGAAACCGGCCAGTACGACGCCGTCCTTCAGGACCTGACCGTCGGCCTGGAAAACGCCGGCCACATGGAACAGGCCGTCACCGTCCAACGGTTCAACGAACTCTCCGACCCGGAAGACATCAAAAAACTGGCCGCACAGGTGGTCGCCACGATTCAGAAGTAAGCTGCAGGGAAGCAGGTTGGATATTCTGGCCTGTTTCCGTTTCATATCAGTCCAGCCAGGCATATTCATTCACAATCTTGAAAACAGTCCTGCTACTTCGATTATTCCTGATCCAATAGTTTCTCGATGTCCAGAAAAGTCACCTTATTTCCATTCGCCAGGGCCAGCAACTTTCCATCGGGTAAGAAATCGACACCGATCACAGATTCCGCAGGGCACCGTAGACTTTTTATTTCCCGTCCTGTCGATACCTGATAGAGATGCAGATTGGGTTTGCGAGAATCCTCTGCCCACAACATCGTCCCCACTGCCAGAGACGCATTATTCGGAGAGAAATCGAGAGCAGTCACTGACTCAGAATTGAAATTGACCGATATCTGGCGCGACCAGTCAGTAACATGCCAGATCTGCAAGCTGCCATCATAGCCACCCGCTGCCAGATATTTGCCATCGCCCGAAAATACTACGCTGCTGACTCCATCTTTAAAGCTGTCAAATGTCGCCAATCGTTTGCCACTCTTGATATCCCAGACAATCGCCATACCAGGTGAAGGTTTCCGTAATAATCCGCGAAATCTGCCATAAGCCACAGCCAGGATTTTACTGTCTGGTGAGAATGCGAGATCACTGATGACATCGGCATTCCCATTAGGATCATCAGGAACTTCCAGACTCGGCACATGACTGCCCGTTAATTCTTTCTGATCAGCCTGTGTCTCAGCAGCCAGAGAAAATATTACCGGCATCAAACATGCCACTGTCACACTGAGAATTCGTATCATTGAAGAATGATTCCATAGAAATGTTGATTCAGTTGTGATGAAATACCTTTAGCTTGTCATTTATTGTAAATCGCGAACAGTCCACCTCACAAACAGAACCTCAAAATAGTCCTAATTGTCCGCAATCGAATCCAGAGTCTTCTTCCGGATTCTTTGCTTTATTATCAATACCGCAGCGGTTATAAAGGAAAGGATGCAATCAAAAATCGCTTCCCCCTTTCCGGAGCCCACCCCATGCCCCCCGCCGATTTTAAACAAAAACTGTTAGCAGGCTTGGGCGGTGACTGGCCCGCGCCGCCGGACCTCAACGTCAAACACCGCGAAACCATCCAGCGGGACGGCTTTCGCATTGAATCGTTGACCTACGAAGCCGAGGCCGGCGATCCGATTCCCGCCATGCTGCTGATTCCCGATATGGTCTCGCCCGCACATCCCGCTCCCGCCGTCGCGGTCTGGCACCAGCACGCCGGTCAGTACCATCTCGGCAAAAGCGAACCGGCGGGACTGGCCGGAAACCCGATGCACCACACCGGTGCCGCCCTCGCGAAAGAAGGTTACGTGGTCCTCTGTCCGGATGCGCTCTGCTTCGAAGAACGCCAGGACCCGACCGGCAAACTCAAAGCAGGGAACTATGAACGCTTTGAATTCCTGCGTTACGTCGTCGACGGCAAATGCATGGCCTGGAAAAACATTCTCGACATGCAGCGCGCCATCGATTTTCTGCAGAGTCGCCCCGAAGTCATCGATGAAAAAATCGGCTGTTACGGACACTCGATGGGTTCCACACACACCTGGCTCATCGGTCCCTGGGAACCCCGCATCAAATGCCTGGTGGGCAACTGCTGCCTGCCCACCTACAAAGGCATTCACCGCGAACACATGCTGCACTGTTTCCCGAATTTTATCCCGGGTATCTACGAATTTGGCGACACGCCCGACATCGCCGCCCTCATCGCCCCGCGTCCATTGCACATGAATTTCGGCGAGCTGGATGGAGGCAGCCCCATCGATGAAGTCCGCCGCGGTGTCAAAATAATTGCAAACAACTACGCTGCCATGAATGCAGAAACAAACTTTAGTTATTATATTGAAGAGGGGGCCGGCCACGTGCTGTCCCCCGTGATGTGGGATAAAACACGGTCCCACTTCGAGCGCCACCTGAAGTCTTAACCCAGAGAGAATACCCGGAACCCATTCATGGATGCCCTGAAATACACGCAGGAACTGGTCGGCTTTGAATCCACCAGCTGCTACTCAAACGTCGAAGTCACCGATTACGTCGAAGCCGAGCTCAAAAAACTGGGCTTCGAAATCGAGCGCCTCGAATACACGGATGCCAAAGGCGTACGCAAAGCCAACGTCATCGGTCGTCGCGGTTTCGGCCCCGGAGGCATGGCCTACTTCGCCCACACCGATGTGGTTCCCGCAGATCCCTGGTTCACCGACGAGTTTGGTCCGTTTACCCCCACCATCCAGGGAGACAAACTCTATGGCCGCGGTTCCTGCGATATGAAAGGGTCTATCGCCTGTATGCTGGCGGCCGCCAAACGCTACGTCGACCAGGACCTGAAACACCCGCTCTACATCACCTGTACCGCAGACGAAGAAGTCGGCTATCACGGTGCTAAGAACGTAGCGGAACACTCCCAAATCTATCGAGAGATGGCAGCAGGCGAAGCCCACGGCATCATCGGCGAACCGACCATGCTTGAAGTGGTCTACGCGCATAAGGGAACCTACGGTTTCCAGGCCATCTCCCACGGCCGGGCCGCACACTCCAGCCTCGATACCGGCATCAACGCGAACCTCGCTATGATCCCGTTCCTCGTCGAAATGAAAAAACTGTACGAGGAATGCATGACCGATCCCCGCTGGCAGAATGACGAATTCAACCCGCCTACCAATGGCTGGAACATCGGTATCAACGACAAAACGGCTGCCGTCAACATCACACCCCCGCAGAGTATCTGCACCGTTTACTTCCGCCCCATGCCGGGACAGGAGCCGGACGAACTGGTCGCCCGCGCCCGCGAAGCTGCTGAAAAGTGTGGTATCGAATTCCAGTTCAAATGCGGAGGCAGCCCGGTTTACACCGATCCGAATTCGACTATCGTCAAAGAAGTCCTGAAGATTGCCGGTAAAGATCAGGCGAAAACAGTCTCATACGGCACCGACGGCAGCCAGTTTCCCGAGATGAAAAACCTGGTCGTCTTCGGCCCCGGAGACATCGGCCAGGCACATACACACGATGAATTCATCGCCCTCGAACAGCTGGAGCAGGGGACCGAGAAATTCGCGGCCCTCATTGAGAACTGGTGCTGCTGAATGTCACCCTCTAATCAGGGACTGGCAGGCACACCGCTGTTGAATTCCGCGGGATCAAAGGGATCCGCGGGCTTCGGTTTTACCAGCTTATTAATTTCCTGGTCGGACAGCTTCTTCGGAACAAAATCGGCAATCAGCGAGAGGTCTCCCTTCAGAGGCGTGGCCTCGCTGGTTCCGCCGGTCTGCTGAATCACCGGCTGTCCTGCTGCCGCCCGATCCTGGATGTCCTGTTCCATGAGAGCCTGTTCGAGGCCGGAATTGGAACCGCCGCTTGTCGGGCGAATCTCCGCGGCCTGCTTCAACAGATTCTCACGAGCAAAGCCCACCCGGCGTTCCGCCCGTTTGGCCAGCCGGTCGGCCCGCAGATTGTCATTCGCCAGTCGGTCTGCCACCGCATCGCCCACCCACTTCTGAACAATCTCTTTCTGCTTCCGTCCCGCATAGCCCTGGTAGACTACCATGCCCTGCTGCGGATGTTCCTGCTCCGGTTTCACGATCAACGCGCTTTTGGTGGGGTAGTCGAAATCCAGCCACTTCATGACCTCTGCCAGGTTCTTCTCGGCGTAGATCCGATGATTTCCATACCGCCGCGTGACCTGGGTTAATTTGAATTCGGAAGTCGTCGCACTCCCATGGCAGTTCGCATTTCCGCATTTATTGAGCAGAATCGGCTGAATCTTACGTACGAAAATCGCGGACTGTTCCCGGGAGATCCCTGTCAGTGAAGTCGCTTCGTCTGCATTTTCCAGTTTCTGCGTGACGAGTTTCTCTTCGATTTTCTGCTGAATCGTCATCCGGTCTTTCGTGGGAGAGACGTTCATCAGACGACGTAACATCAACTGGGGCTCAGAGCGTTTGGGTTCGAGGCGAATCGCATCTCGTAACTCGCTCTTCGCTTCTTCAATCAGATCATTCGTTACACACCAGCGGGCTAGATCCATATGCGAATTGGCCGTGGGAAATTTCATCGACGCCCGCTGCTTCTTATAAATTCCATGCAGGTCGGGAGCCTCAAACACCACATCCGCAAAGGGGACCAGCATACTCCCCGTCGGATTCGTGACGAGGTAGCCTCCCGCGCTTTCACTGATTTCGCCCGAGACCATCCGGCCGGTCCGCATCAGTAGAATCGAGTTCTTTTTCAGCGGCGTCTCTATCTGTGCCTCTACAGTCCTTCCACCAATCCAGCCGAACACAGCCAGGCAAAACAGAAGGACAGGCACACACGAACGAATTGGCGCTGATAATAAAGTCATAAGACATCGACACTGAAACAGGGATTCAGATTTTGACGCCTGCCAACCAGACAAATGAGGACACTAAACCATTTCACCAAAGAGACTTATGGCAAAACAGAGACATGATTGTCACAGGAGAGGCAGGGGAGAGGATTTGTGAACCGCTCTTATATGGGATTTATCGTTTTGGGTCAACCCGAGATTTCCTCACACGCCCCACGCGCAGGGGGCGGCACCGGTTGATTTCGCCGTCAAACCGGTCACAATAGGCGGCTGGAATCTGTGTCTCTAACCTGATGGATGCGAAATGAGTGAAGACTCTCAGTTTTTTGATCAAATGGTGGGCAAAACGGTCGTGATCGACCTCACCAGCCTCTACGTGATTGCAGGAACCCTGATCGGACAGGACCAGCACTACCTGTTTCTGGAACAGGCCGACGTCCACGATCTCCGCGATACGACCACCACCCGTGAACTGTACGTCCATGAAATGGGCAAACACGGCGTCGCCGTCAACCGCGAGCGGGTCCTCGTCTCCCGCCGGGAAGTCGTCTCCGTCTCGGCCCTGGATGATATCGTCCGCTGATTTCCATTCCGTCCGATATTACGAAAAAACCCCGCAGAACCAATCGTCCTGCGGGGTTTTCATATCTCAGTGAATTGGGCTCTCAGCGATTAGAGAGACCAGCCATCACGGTAATCACGGCTCAGGAACTTGTTAGCTTCCGGAGCATTCGTGAATTCCATCTTCTTGGCATCCCAATCCAGTTTCTTACCAGCGCGGATGGCACAGTTACCCAGCAGGGTCGTTTCCGTCAGGCGGCTGGCATAATTGAAGTTGGACATCGCGGGCTCACCACCTTTGATGGCGACAACGAATTCTTCGAAGTGGCCGGGCGAACGAGGCAGGCTCTGCTCGGGCTTTTTGAAGTCGCTGAACTTGTCGCGAGGCAGCAGCACGTATTCTGCACCGTAGTCGTCCGGCGTATACAGGTTGCCTTCATCGCCAATCAGAACCACACCACTGGGCTTCATTTTTTCGCCCATCAGCAGTTCTTCCGGAGGCAGGTTACCGCCATCGTACCAGGTCAGCTTCAGCGGGCAGAGTGTTTTATCGCCCTGGGTCCGCTCGGGGAACTGGTAGGTGATTTTAGTCGACTTGGGATAAGTCTCGTTTTCAATCATTCCTTCCGATTCGGCGACGATGGAAGTCGGATCGTACAGATCGAGGGCCATCACGTGCATGTTCATCGTGTGACAGGCCATGTCACCCAGGG is a window from the Gimesia benthica genome containing:
- a CDS encoding WD40 repeat domain-containing protein, producing MPVIFSLAAETQADQKELTGSHVPSLEVPDDPNGNADVISDLAFSPDSKILAVAYGRFRGLLRKPSPGMAIVWDIKSGKRLATFDSFKDGVSSVVFSGDGKYLAAGGYDGSLQIWHVTDWSRQISVNFNSESVTALDFSPNNASLAVGTMLWAEDSRKPNLHLYQVSTGREIKSLRCPAESVIGVDFLPDGKLLALANGNKVTFLDIEKLLDQE
- a CDS encoding neutral/alkaline non-lysosomal ceramidase N-terminal domain-containing protein, which codes for MVACGLKFLSVVLCVCCLSGGALRAADAGYAYGFAKTEITPEVPLRLSGYGNRDMVYENVDEPLYVRAIAIRSPEKKVCALVSLDSIGFAGTFTDRIAKTVKEKYGLDRDQLVICSTHSHTAPHPVEGLSNIFSTPLTEAQRNASQKYWTQVEARIVKTVGTAIEDLKPGTMALVTGEVGFAQNRRVLKNGKWTGFGVNPEGPVDHSLPVLKVTDGNGRLRGLVFNYACHCTTFGSDYNCLNGDWAGYAARYIEEQQGEIVAVCTIGCGADQNPIRGKKDVAKDLAIGHGRAIAVEVARLLKQETQPITAPLGTAYGKADLPFEPPSKQELETALDHQRPQVRQHAANMLKHFEKDGKLPTSYPAPVQVWKFGRQFTMVFLGGEVVVDYALRLKRELKSDAVWVTAYANDVFGYVASERMRDEGGYEVDFSMIYYNQPGRWAKGTEDILIKRIQELVQQAE
- a CDS encoding DUF1559 domain-containing protein, translated to MLYRHPTRKGFTLIELLVVIAIIAILIALLLPAVQQAREAARRSSCKNNLKQIGIAMHNYNDVHSTLPPGYLDDDPTANVTNHNLLGWGTFILPYIEQSALYNSIVEVGGVDNNWTTIPEMTTGSATVTTPYSKVVLTTYICPSDPMGGLNTDVGGYGKSNYTGVAGNTYRSSGSTKPTGSFYDNSSVRFRDYRDGLSNTIIIGERGTEGAKNGTIWIGNYSDAAYYTQNAIATNSAYYGINGTAGSWNFTSSHTGGCHFLLGDGAVRFLSENIDLNTYRDLGFIADGNPVELP
- a CDS encoding M20 family metallopeptidase, producing MDALKYTQELVGFESTSCYSNVEVTDYVEAELKKLGFEIERLEYTDAKGVRKANVIGRRGFGPGGMAYFAHTDVVPADPWFTDEFGPFTPTIQGDKLYGRGSCDMKGSIACMLAAAKRYVDQDLKHPLYITCTADEEVGYHGAKNVAEHSQIYREMAAGEAHGIIGEPTMLEVVYAHKGTYGFQAISHGRAAHSSLDTGINANLAMIPFLVEMKKLYEECMTDPRWQNDEFNPPTNGWNIGINDKTAAVNITPPQSICTVYFRPMPGQEPDELVARAREAAEKCGIEFQFKCGGSPVYTDPNSTIVKEVLKIAGKDQAKTVSYGTDGSQFPEMKNLVVFGPGDIGQAHTHDEFIALEQLEQGTEKFAALIENWCC
- a CDS encoding dienelactone hydrolase family protein; the encoded protein is MPPADFKQKLLAGLGGDWPAPPDLNVKHRETIQRDGFRIESLTYEAEAGDPIPAMLLIPDMVSPAHPAPAVAVWHQHAGQYHLGKSEPAGLAGNPMHHTGAALAKEGYVVLCPDALCFEERQDPTGKLKAGNYERFEFLRYVVDGKCMAWKNILDMQRAIDFLQSRPEVIDEKIGCYGHSMGSTHTWLIGPWEPRIKCLVGNCCLPTYKGIHREHMLHCFPNFIPGIYEFGDTPDIAALIAPRPLHMNFGELDGGSPIDEVRRGVKIIANNYAAMNAETNFSYYIEEGAGHVLSPVMWDKTRSHFERHLKS